Below is a genomic region from Cyprinus carpio isolate SPL01 chromosome B6, ASM1834038v1, whole genome shotgun sequence.
TGGGCTTCCGCTTACAGCAACTATCAAACACGAGACAGATAATATTGACTAAAGCCAGATCAAAACAATATCGTACACAAATCAGCCGTGCAACagtgtttataaacatttacacgATTATTTGCCCCTGAACAGTGCAGTACACATTAATACATATTGTATACATGCTGTCAGTTTGACACTTACCGTATCTCAGCTGGGTTTAGTGTGGAGGGAAAAACGGGAATAGAAGAACAGCCTTAGTGTAATACTGGCAACCCCGACCGTTCAGTCGATGGCAATTCATAAAGTTCGCTTGTAACAACTTCGTTAACTTATTGTTATTCTTCACTTGAATTCTCTTCAAAACTGTCTCTGTTTATCTGATACAGCCGAACTCCGAAAATGATCGACCTTTCACTTCTGTACGCGTAAATAAGGAATGGTGGGAACGGTGGAGACTGGAGCGCAACAGTTTCTCTACACGTCCTCGGCGGGAATTTACGAATTCTACTATGGCAGAGGCTGAGCTTATGAATATAAATTAGGCCACACTGACGTTGCCTGGTAACGTTCGGGAAGCGTCCAGTCACGTAAACtgttaatattcatgagcagatGATTCAGCGAATCAGTCTTGGTTACTGGGAGAACGTCAGATTGCgtcattaatataaatgtttcaaGCCTTTGTCATAGCAGGACTATCATCTTCACAGCAGCGCCGTCTGTCGACTCTGTTCAAACAAAACAGGTCACTTCTTCCATTTTCAGTTATATAAAGGTTTACATTTTCTGCATTATTTCTTCgtgctgtcattaaaaaaaaaaaatacattttcaaaatttccATCAAGAGCTttattcaaaagttttgtttaaaaatatttttattaacaaaaacaaaaccgaACACAGGCTGTCTATAAAACGGGTTGACTTTATTGCTTAGAGAATACAGCTTACAGCTTTTGCAAAGGCATGTGAAAACGCTTCTCAACTACACCTTACCAGTCATCACAAGATATGAATTAACCACACATTCACAACTCCACTTTTACACATTGCACCTGGAAAAATCTGCTATCAAAACATTGTACAAAGTGAGAGTTACAGAGCGCTCGGTGCGATATGCACCGAAGCACCCACGTCATACAGAGAGCAAATACCATGAGCAGATTTCCGAAGCCTATCTggtgactgaatttttttttaatagtttttctatcTTTGGTACTATGAGACAGATTTTATTCTGCACATGTAAATCTTTTCCTTGGAATACTGTTCTGAACACAGGGCAGGTAAAAGCCTATCTACACGTAATCTTTATCCTCACTTGaactaaaaagaaccaaaaagCAACATCCTACATTACAAATCACATTCTCAGATCTCACTCAGCAGAACAAAGAGAAATACAGAAGCGGGGATGAACGGCTGTAAAAATCACTTTCCAAAAAATGTTCCCCAAATGTGTCTCTTTAAGCTATTTTACAAAGACAAATATAAGAGAAATACGCAAATCTCCTAAAACAGGATGCGATTCGAAACGCCGGCTCCTGAATTCAACCAATGACAATTAACATAGTGCGCCTCATGTCACAGCCACATCACATGACCTAACATCCTTCCCACACACATACGGTGAAACTTATGGCAACTGCCTTCAATTAAATCAGgaacaaatgagaaaaagaaaagagggatTTTCAAAAGCTAATAATTCTAGTTAACAAGTGAAATCGAGGCAAACATAGCAACAAATCACAGGAGAGCACCCATGATTGCTCCTAAACCATCAGTATGAATTTATACTGGTAATCTGGGATTTAAAAGTTTATATAGAAGAGAACACTGCAGAGGTCTCTCTCTGCTAAGGTTACAGAGAACAGAGTGTGTGTGGGAGACCGAACatgtctgtaaatatatatatatatttgtcaatcTATCTGTGTGCTTCGGTGAAAGCCTGTCGGGATTCACATGTcgtcctcttcatcttcatcctggGAAGATCCAGCCTGCTGAGCGGAACTGGCTGAAGCCGCCGCCAGCTGTGCCTGCTGGGCGGCCTGCTGCATCTGTAACCACTCCTGCTGTGCCAGCTCAGCCTGCTGCTGCCGTGCCTGTAAACCAGCAGAACTTATCAGAAGAGCCACTTGAAATCACAGCGTTCATGCTGTCACACAAATACAAGGCATAAACTGGAAAGCCACAGAGTGAGAAGTTGATTTAATCAGCTTCGTGAACAGTTCGGCATGCTTTTAAAATTCTTCCAGCATTTTTACCTTGGCAAATAATTCCTGCTGTTGACGGAGAAGTTCTTCCTCAGGTATGCCAAGGTTCTCTAGTCGAGAGCTGGCCTTCCTCCGTTTAAGTGCTACAGTTTTACACTCTTGCAGAACATCTTTTACTTCTGCGATGTATGACCCAAAACCTAGACTTTCAAGtgctgaggaaaaaataaataaattccctgTTACATACATCTGTTGGAAATCAAATGTCCAaccagttttaaaaaattaaaaaaaataaaaacattcatactGTAAATCTATATCATGACTGTAACAATCTTATCCACCTTCTCTGCAAATCCAAACTGAAAGCCAAAATACTAAATTAATCTTTAGATTAATCTGAATTAGTCTATATTAATACAATCTAAACATTAGAAGACCTAAAAAGTTGCAGGTTAAAACCCACAAATTGACAACAATCCAATCACCATTGTGGATTTGATGaacatatttaaagggatagctcatccatgaattgataattttttttaccctcatgttgctccaaaatatcttattctgtgttccaaagaagaatgaAAAGCATACAAGTGTGGAGCAAGCCAAACAGTTTTCATTATTAGATGAACTCCAGCCAATCCAACCAGTTTAAGATGGTCCCCCAGACCATCTTCAGCAAGTCTTCAAGACTGAACAGATGAAAACTGCCCAAAACCCCTTCAAAATCAGTCAAACGATTAACCTGACCAGGGGACAAACatagtcaaactagttcttaagacagtCTTAACATATAAGCTATGTTTATGCATCTGGCCACAGAGTGCAAATGCAGCTAAGACCAGCagatcaggggtgcgtttcccaaaaacatCATTAGCTCcgttgaactctattggtaatgacagaacttgtgaccatagctgctttgggaaatgcaccccaggttTTCATCACGAATTGTATGGAAAATAAGCCAATGACAGTGAACGGTGACTAAAGAAAACGTCCCATTTTGTGTACATCAGAAGCAAGTAAAAAATACAGGTTTTAGAAtaacatgaaaatgaataaataaaagattgtTAATTCTTGAGTGAACTACCCTTCAACTCAAACTTACAAAGCAAACTTTGAATAAAATCCTCCATCACGTATCCAGATGGATTAATTAGCTGTTAGTGACCTCACAGTCATCAAGAAGTGACATCCTCACCGTTTATAACATGTTCTGGGGATATAGTCTTCTTCTCGGATTTATTGCAGATCTCGTTGGCCTCTGAGGAGACGAGGTGAATGAACTCTGTGCAGCAGTTCACCACCAGCTCTCTGGCATCGTTCGCCACTCGCACGTTGGGAAGCGtttctttaatcattttattGATCGCCGCCCTCGGGATCGTCAGATCATCGTCGTTGCCCGATGAAGAGGCCATGAGGGATGAGCTGCTCAGAGTTTGAAGGGAATCGAAAGCAGGCGAGGAAGTGCAATGGGCTGTTAATGAAACAACACCCACAGCGGCGGCTTTGTGTGGAGATTCAAATGGTGTGGTCGGATTTCTTATAGCAGATCACTAAAACACTGTCAGAGAGAATGCAGGCTTTTGCATATACGTTTGAATTCAAATTCAGggaaagagtgtgagtgtgtgtgacacaAGGAAGGGAGGATGAGAGGAGTCGGTACCTTTCGGTTGATCAGTTTACGCTGACTCTCCACATCCACACATCAGagctgcttctgctgctgttcCTGTGCGCGTTTATAATCATGATTTAACTCCGCGCATTCATTCTCAAGCTGCCTGGTTAAACTAACAGACACCGCGCGCGTTCGGCTAAAGCCCGGGgcggatttttgttttttttaagtattcgaAGCTCTTAATTCATTACTTCACTCACTCGGTTGGCGTTTAACAAAATGAACCCCACAATGCAACACTTCCGGATATCCGGTGAATCTTCTGCTTGTTATTGTTTCGTGGGGTTGCTTGACACTACTGCCTCCTACTGTACGAAATCACGAAATATGATCCCGAGACGCTCTTACTACCCACAGAAACACGAAATCTGTCAAACATTAAACAATGTATTGTGTATACCCCTGACATTCTGTACTGAAAAAGTACAAAACTGAAACTGCAAGCGTAAGATTAGGGAAAGTCACGTGGTTATAGACTATAGTTCTGCAGCCATGCAGTTCCTTGAACCTTATGTTTGTAAtggttttcttttcttccttcttCCTTATGTTATGCAtgattatgttatataatattattatattgtaattggCACACACAGACAAGAGGCGATGCACTCCCAATTATATCACGTTTAGGTCATTGTTAAGGTTGCTATTTACATAATCCTCCTTGTAATCTTTTAACTGTGTGATTAGGACATTAACTTGAAACTTTTGATGTTTGTATTTAGTGAAGTGCTGCATGTCTAAAAAGAGAAATAGAagattttatcaaattttttgaaaaaactgATCAAATCATCATTCAGGACCCAGTTGTTAAAAAAGTTTCATCTTGATTAGAATAATCCCTTGTTTTGCTATTCAGGTTCCGTGCCAGTTTTTCAAAGCAAAGTTGGATTAGATCACCCTGATACACTCGTTTAGATTACCAAATCCAGATGATTATCTGCGCTCAGGACTAATGATCACAATGTAGGCTACTAAAGAACAACAGGTGGAACTTTTAGTGTGGAGTCAGTGTTTTCAATTCAAATATgcacaaaacagcacaaaatatcCAACTAATAACCccttttcatttttcaacagtCAGACGTCTGAGGGGTTTGGATCAAAGGTAAAGATCAAAGTTTTGAACATCACATATACAGACAATTAAACCATGATTTTGGATGACTGGATCTAATCCAATAACTgaattctttttccttttttttctgtttgttttgaacaACCCATGTTCAAGAATTTTTCTAAACTAACACCTGATCAGTTAACCTATGAACAACTGGgccaataaaataatttcagttatttgaaGATTCTGACAATTGTGATGTACAAACGCAATGCCCTTTTGAGAGAACTGGCCACAAGGTGGTGCTATAacaagagatttatttatttatttattgtgtagcATGCAGaagctttatttaaacattttattgtttccTCTGCATTAATCCTCAAATTCTTGTAATCTAATGGCAACATGATGTTTGCATTTTTGTCCTCATCTTTTCCTTACCCTTGCCTGACACATGCATCTGCTATATAGCTCTTCAACTGTTTATGTTCTTCTTCCAGCAATTGGCAAAATAGCATATCAGTTTCATTCATTACATacatagattaattgaataatatCCAAAAGTTAAGAATACAATCTCTTCCCTCATGTCCTGACTcttcatcttttgtttttttgtatcaaGGGATTTATCCAGATTAAGTATGGCAGAGATGAACTTTTGCTTGGTACTATATGTAAGCATTACCTCAAGTAGCTAGATTATAAAACTTCAAGATGaccaaaagaaagagagaaaagattagatgaacaattaatttattcagaTGTCTTCAATTGATGGATGGAAAATTAAACTAATCaaacaattataacaaaaaacagcaaaaatattataaaaaaaacacaacatggcTTTTGCCCAGGACCAGACTTTTTCAGTCTGGACACACTGATGCTAGATGCTGAACGTCAGAGCCAGCCTGCAGGTTTTCGGCAGTCAATGTTGACAGATTTAGCAAAAATATTGCATAGcgtatgattatttatttatttattttattttttttgagaacagattttattttatttttttaatgtagtacGTTCTAGTAATGAGACacactttaaaaatgttcagttatttagtgtatgatgctcaggttttctctgtaaccatttacaagtcaacaagtgtatgatgcctggtgtttttgttaaaatactttATGAACACAAATATATTCTCAACAGTTTCTAATCCATGAAACAAACTCCATGAAAACAAATGCTAAGAAGCACATATTGCTATTATGCAgtctatttttaaacaaataatttgtcttttttattttttggtaggcTACTTAAATTCAGTTGCTACTACTTAAAAATTGATGGTAAATAAAGATACTTAAAAACTGATGCTAAATAAAGATATACAAAGATATTATGGCTATTATGTTCAGGGGTGTCCTgtcctgctcctggagaactAACGTCAGCTcgaaccccaattaaacacacctgaaccagctaatcaaggtgttcagggttaACTGATaattggaactgaagtctgcaggggtgtgtttcccaaaagtatAATTTCCCAACTATAGTTCTGTTGAACCCtgtgaccatagttgcttttgggaaatgcaccccaggatGATAGCTCTCCTGAAGCAGGAATTGGAGATATTATAGAACAGACTATAGAGTCTGTTGCAAAATAGTCTGTGactttttgttcaaaaaaaaagaaataattaaaaaaaaaaaaaatgaatgtttattggtAAACATCTTAAAGATTAGTCAATAGGTTGTcatgataagctgtttcctcaCAAAAGCAGTTTATTCAGCCTATGGATGCCTTTCCTCCACTGATCCTAAGGATCACTAGAAATTTCTTGGGAGGTGTTTTggcgctaaactctgcaggacagtagccttCAAGGAGCAAAACTAGACATTTCCTGCCATGTGTATATAGATTTTTTAGGTATagccattttacttccatattgGTGATAAGGTGTGATGTATCTCATGTGTAcgttagttgtattttttattaataaattatatagaaatatttagtgTTATATTGCCTTAAACGATAATATCACGCTTTATCTTTGTTGTTACGCTCACTGGAGCCTCAACAAAAAGGCAAGAATTTGCTGAATATCTATGAGGCTGAGAGGCATTTTTCTGAAGTAAACCAACCCTGGAACATATTCTGCTCCGGAGCAAGTTATGTTTAGAGAGTAATTTGCTGTATAGTTACTTCCATACCATAAAATCTCCTCAGTTTTTGGAACCAAAAGTTGAGGTTGTCCATTTACTTTGGGTAAACTTACCCAGTTAATTTGCTTAACTAATTTGTAAAACTGTTTTCTGGAATACCCCCAGCTCTACTGCAGAATATTCTTTAAGAGGCATTCTTGTCTTTATCCAAAGAAAAGCTGTTATGGCTTCTCCAGCGCAGGAGCTTCAGGAAACTGAGACTTGCTTTGAACACCTTGTCATGTTCAAACACCATTTTGTAGAAGGTTTCAATGGGAAGGTCACCGTTTGCATCCGCATATTTTAGGTTGGTCATGGTTGTGTACGGATGGTTAGCCTGATGGCGGAATGGTGGGTTGGCCATGGTTATCATTTTGAATGTGTGCTGGTTATAAAAGAAACAACATATGGACTGTTAgtaattcagaaacaaaacatcaGAACACTGGAAAGATAgaagaatgaaataaatgaaatgctatatgaaatgttttggaaaagtACCTCTGCAACATCCTCTGGAGTTTGTCCAAGACTCTGGAATATCTGGTTGTAATTCTTTAAGTAGATGTTGGTAAACATATCTGCTGTCACTTTATCAGCTTTGGAGAGGTCTATCTTCAAGCCTTCCTCATACACCTTACGCTCAAACTCTGTGATGACGGGTCCTGGTTCAATGAGGCTGATACTGCACAGATggaaatacaattacaatttaaatgtggggttcaaagcttttaaaacacaTAGAAAATCTTGAAATTACTGCTGCAATCTATTATCATGAACAAGAAAACTGAGCTCTTATAAACTTGTAAACTTTGAGTAGTTCTAGTCATACAAAGCTACCATAGAAGCATGAGGCAATGTGGTTCATTTCCACTCTGTCTAGACTCATGTTcaagtgaataaatgtaaatgtactcctGGGTAGTGGGGTATTTGACACCATTCAATGCTTGGATCCCTATATATGAGTGTGATCACTTACTTCAGATTGAATCTCAGAGCTTGAACTGCCAGACTCTCACAGAACCCTTCAACAGCGAACTTGGAAGCAGCATAAATGTCATTAAACAAGATACCTGTGTACGTGAACACAACAGTGATTACCCTGATTGAATCCTCTCAGAGCTCCTTTAGTCATTGTTGTTAATCCTTTAAGTATCTAAGTTGGATCTCACCCCCTGGTATAAAGAGCTCAAATGCAAATATCAGCTTAAGAAAACCAGCCATTAATAAATGTTGGTTGTTGTCCATTTGTAACAACTCACCCTGAATCCCCATTACACTGCTGATTACCACTATGTGGCCACTTTTTCTCTTCTTCATATCAGGCAGAATCTCCTTCAAGAGTTGCACAAGCCCAAAGAAGTTAGTGTCCATGACCGATTTCATCTCACAAATGGTCTGACACTCAATGGGGCCAATCATTCCCCAGTTCAGCATTTCTGCATAACGGCATTACTGTAACACAGATAATGCAATGGGAGTATCAACAATGCTAATTCACAGAAGACAAATTAAGCAAATCATGAAGTATTCTTGAATATTccagatttttttcagttttaactaatCTACAACTGCAAAagcatattgtattgtattgattgTATCTCATAAACTGCTGGGATTTCCATGCACAGTTCACAGTAGAGCAATGCTGAATGCAAAATGTCAAATCTTGAAGTGGATAGACTGTAGCAGCAGAAGCCCAAATTCACTTCAACTCTTGTTAGAACAGGAAACTGAATGTACTCTGATGGCCAAATATACAGCAAATGTATTATGTTATAAAGTCTGCTCTGCATAGACCAGAATCTCTGATTTCCTCAGGTTTTTGTTATAGCCATGCCACAAAGAATTCTGGCTGTTCTCTAAGCAGACTGGTTCTTTTAACTAAAAGCAGGACTTCCATTTATACAGCATAGGCCTATTACAACTAAAACCCCAGGTAAATAGAATTGTGGGTGATCTTGATTCATGTTTCACACTACCAATACTTGGGGTTACAATTAATCTGGGGTGCTCAGTAGCTGACGTTTCATACTCTATATGTCTACATAGCGTTGCATTCTGCGTTCATCCAATCAAAAGCACTGATACCGCAAATAAGAACCCTTACGAAAATTGACCATGGATTTAcgacaaaaccaaaaaaccatggttactatagttaaaccatggtaaccacaaattaaccatggtctTGTTACACTAACCTTGttcatttgtagtaaaactggttATATAGCCCTCTAAAGCACCATATAGTCCCATATCTCAAAAacactgcagtaaaatggtttcataCAAGGTCTGAATATAGTATGGGACGTTAAACATTCgctttttctacttattagaaatctGGTCTTTATAGGCCTCTGAAGTAGAATGATGTCCCATATCTCAAAaacgctgcagtaaaatggtttgatattaGGTGTCCACATAGTACGTCCCGTATAAGAACTGAGCA
It encodes:
- the LOC109092371 gene encoding protein Dr1-like; this translates as MASSSGNDDDLTIPRAAINKMIKETLPNVRVANDARELVVNCCTEFIHLVSSEANEICNKSEKKTISPEHVINALESLGFGSYIAEVKDVLQECKTVALKRRKASSRLENLGIPEEELLRQQQELFAKARQQQAELAQQEWLQMQQAAQQAQLAAASASSAQQAGSSQDEDEEDDM